Proteins from a genomic interval of bacterium:
- the aroB gene encoding 3-dehydroquinate synthase has protein sequence MKKINVNLGTRSYEIIAGYDILKNLGEYINEKAIGKDAFLITNKPLNRIYARDVKQALNKNRINVENVVLPDGEDQKSLDNWKLLLEKLTRFDGLGKRVFIIAFGGGVIGDLAGFAAASYRRGINYIQVPTSLLSQVDSGVGGKVGVNFMNIKNLVGSFYQPKLVLADVKLLNTLPEEEFRSGLAEVIKYGVIYDKKLFELLEKNIESIIGLNHKILEDIVAACYKIKAGIVGEDELDKTGKRAILNFGHTIGHALEGSNQYSYRHGEAVSIGMVCAAEIAVELGLCSRGVLMRLESLLKKTGLPVRIKKGNIDDIIAAMGHDKKFIYGKTRFILPVRIGKVRVKDNIDIKLIKKVIFSRILHRTWDSLKMKGNCVLL, from the coding sequence ATGAAAAAAATAAACGTTAATTTAGGGACAAGGTCTTATGAGATTATTGCGGGTTATGATATATTAAAAAATCTCGGGGAATATATTAATGAAAAAGCAATAGGAAAGGACGCTTTTTTAATAACCAACAAGCCGTTAAACCGTATTTACGCAAGAGATGTAAAACAAGCTTTAAATAAAAATAGAATTAACGTGGAAAATGTTGTTTTGCCTGACGGTGAAGACCAGAAGAGTCTGGATAACTGGAAATTATTATTAGAGAAACTTACAAGATTTGACGGCCTGGGAAAAAGGGTGTTCATTATTGCTTTTGGGGGAGGAGTGATCGGGGATTTAGCCGGGTTTGCTGCGGCAAGTTACCGCCGGGGAATAAATTATATCCAGGTCCCAACGAGCCTTTTATCCCAGGTTGATTCAGGCGTGGGGGGGAAAGTAGGCGTTAATTTTATGAATATAAAGAATCTTGTCGGTTCTTTTTACCAGCCAAAACTTGTATTGGCCGATGTTAAACTTTTAAATACTCTGCCGGAAGAAGAGTTCAGGTCGGGTTTGGCGGAGGTTATAAAATATGGGGTAATTTATGACAAGAAACTTTTTGAGTTATTAGAAAAAAATATTGAATCAATCATTGGACTTAATCATAAAATACTTGAAGATATAGTCGCGGCCTGTTATAAAATAAAGGCGGGTATTGTTGGTGAGGACGAATTGGATAAAACCGGCAAACGCGCGATTTTAAATTTCGGGCATACTATCGGCCATGCCCTGGAAGGCTCAAACCAATATTCGTATCGTCATGGAGAGGCAGTTTCTATTGGTATGGTTTGCGCTGCCGAAATTGCGGTTGAACTTGGGTTGTGTTCCCGCGGCGTTTTAATGCGGCTTGAAAGTTTACTGAAAAAAACGGGGCTGCCTGTAAGGATTAAAAAAGGCAATATCGATGATATTATTGCAGCAATGGGTCATGATAAAAAATTTATTTATGGAAAAACCAGATTTATTCTGCCTGTTCGAATAGGGAAAGTAAGAGTAAAAGATAATATTGATATAAAATTAATTAAGAAAGTTATTTTTTCCCGCATCCTTCACAGGACTTGGGACAGCTTGAAGATGAAGGGGAACTGTGTTCTGCTTTAG
- a CDS encoding FmdB family zinc ribbon protein — protein sequence MPTYDYECQKCKEVFEKFQKITDKPLETCPKCRGKLKRLIGKGSGIIFKGGGFYSTDYRSPDYKKKSKAEHSSPSSSSCPKSCEGCGKK from the coding sequence ATGCCTACTTATGATTATGAATGTCAAAAATGCAAGGAAGTTTTTGAGAAATTTCAAAAAATAACCGATAAGCCTCTTGAGACCTGTCCGAAATGCCGCGGCAAATTAAAACGGCTTATCGGAAAAGGCTCAGGGATTATATTCAAGGGGGGAGGTTTTTACAGCACTGACTACCGCAGCCCGGATTATAAAAAGAAATCTAAAGCAGAACACAGTTCCCCTTCATCTTCAAGCTGTCCCAAGTCCTGTGAAGGATGCGGGAAAAAATAA